One genomic segment of Flavobacteriales bacterium includes these proteins:
- a CDS encoding isoprenyl transferase: MKERIDDTNIPEHVAVIMDGNGRWAKSRGRERIFGHMNGVESVRETLKTAREIGVKYLTLYAFSTENWNRPKEEVDALMDLLVTTIMDEIDELDDKSVRLKAIGDLDNLPPKCCNALKDGMARTAENDDITLILALSYSSRWEMTNAIRAIAEKVASGELAADEIDSSIVSKHLSTHDIPDPSLLIRTSGEKRISNFLLWQIAYAELYFTEVLWPDFRKQHFYEAILSYQNRERRFGMVSEQITKN, encoded by the coding sequence CTGAAAGAGCGCATAGATGATACCAACATCCCTGAGCACGTAGCTGTGATCATGGATGGCAATGGTCGCTGGGCCAAGAGCAGAGGTAGGGAGCGCATCTTCGGTCATATGAATGGCGTGGAATCGGTCAGAGAGACCCTGAAAACGGCACGAGAGATTGGCGTGAAATACCTGACTCTCTATGCCTTCAGTACGGAGAATTGGAATCGACCCAAAGAGGAGGTGGATGCCTTGATGGACCTTTTGGTCACCACCATCATGGACGAGATCGATGAGTTGGATGACAAGAGCGTGAGACTCAAAGCCATAGGGGATCTCGATAATCTACCCCCGAAATGCTGCAATGCACTCAAAGACGGTATGGCACGTACCGCGGAGAATGACGACATCACTCTGATACTCGCGCTGAGCTATAGCAGCCGGTGGGAGATGACCAACGCCATACGCGCGATCGCAGAAAAGGTCGCCAGTGGGGAGCTCGCAGCGGATGAGATCGACTCCAGTATCGTATCCAAGCACCTGAGCACACACGATATTCCAGATCCCAGTCTGCTCATCCGCACCAGCGGGGAAAAACGCATCAGTAACTTCCTACTGTGGCAGATCGCCTATGCCGAGCTCTATTTCACCGAGGTGCTCTGGCCTGATTTCCGAAAACAACATTTCTACGAGGCGATTCTTTCCTACCAGAACAGAGAAAGAAGATTCGGTATGGTCTCAGAACAAATCACAAAGAATTGA
- the bamA gene encoding outer membrane protein assembly factor BamA gives MKSLLTTLLLCAVCIIDLRAQVDLGRPQEYTVAGITVIGAESTDVQAIKLFAGIKEGDRLVVPGERIPKAIKNLWDQDLFADVSIGIADVRGEAIFLVIEVEERERYGGIVFKKGVSKSEEDDLVEAIPLIKGKILTENNKTNSLNIIRDFYRKKGHLRAEVRFEERTSDLIDNTKFIDAYVTKGPRYKINEIYFDGNEEISDKVLKRTLKKTKEKKWYRLFKRSKYVEGEFEEDRRALLAKYNEKGFRNAKVLEDSVWVNDDRTVNISIDLKEGNQFYFGEITWLGNTKYSTDYLNNRLGINKGEVYNRVKLEERLFMSQNGDDVSSLYLDNGYLSFSANPVETKVYNDTIDVEIRMYEGKQYYINKIIIKGNTITNDHVITREIRTRPGDLFSRSDIIRTQRELAQLQYFDPTAFGINPIQNPSEGTVDIEYTVREKPSDQIELQGGWGAGRVVGTLGLSFNNFSIRNLFNGEAWRPVPKGDGQRLALRAQTNGQFFSAYSLSFVEPWLGGRKPNSFSVSGSLSLQSNGAAKTIIDSEGQTVTNPNRQQLKILGGSVGYGKRLTIPDDYFQLFMTASYQNYELQNFGNIFTFANGRSNNAAITTSLYRDSRNGNPIFFSSGSRIGGTLRFTPGAFFELGRDYSPSLSDSEKFDWVQYHKWKFTSEWYTPLGAQDEQGGNKLVLFSKVGLGYLGKFNQTLDDSPFERFYLGGSALTGFQLDGREIIALRGYDDLSLSPETGATFISKYTMELRYLLSPNPSATIFGFGFLEAGNTWNDFVDYQPLGVYRSGGIGLRIFLPMFGLMGLDYGWRFDDVPNQPTMPQGQFHFTIGMNLGEL, from the coding sequence TTGAAGTCACTTCTCACGACACTCCTCCTCTGCGCAGTATGTATCATCGACCTACGCGCCCAAGTTGACCTAGGTCGCCCGCAAGAATATACTGTGGCCGGAATCACGGTCATAGGTGCCGAATCCACTGATGTACAGGCCATCAAACTATTTGCTGGAATCAAGGAAGGGGATCGATTGGTCGTGCCTGGAGAACGCATCCCCAAAGCCATAAAGAATCTCTGGGACCAGGACCTTTTTGCAGATGTAAGCATAGGAATAGCCGATGTACGAGGTGAAGCGATATTTCTCGTGATTGAAGTGGAGGAACGCGAACGCTATGGAGGTATCGTATTCAAGAAAGGCGTATCTAAATCAGAAGAAGACGATCTGGTGGAGGCCATCCCCCTGATCAAAGGGAAGATCCTCACTGAGAACAACAAGACCAATTCTCTGAACATCATCCGGGATTTCTACCGCAAGAAAGGTCACCTGCGAGCCGAGGTCCGATTCGAAGAACGCACCAGCGACCTCATCGACAACACGAAATTCATCGATGCTTACGTGACCAAGGGGCCTCGATATAAGATCAATGAGATCTATTTCGATGGCAATGAAGAGATCAGTGATAAAGTTTTGAAACGCACCCTGAAAAAGACCAAGGAGAAAAAATGGTATCGCCTATTCAAGCGATCCAAATATGTGGAAGGAGAGTTTGAAGAAGACAGGCGTGCCTTGTTGGCCAAGTACAATGAAAAAGGATTCCGGAATGCCAAGGTATTAGAAGATAGTGTTTGGGTGAACGATGACCGCACCGTCAATATCTCTATCGATCTGAAAGAAGGGAATCAATTCTACTTCGGAGAGATCACTTGGCTGGGAAATACCAAATACAGCACCGATTATCTCAATAACCGATTAGGGATAAACAAAGGAGAAGTATACAATCGGGTCAAGCTGGAGGAACGACTCTTCATGAGTCAGAATGGGGATGATGTGAGCTCCTTATATCTGGATAACGGCTACCTCTCTTTCAGTGCCAATCCTGTAGAGACCAAAGTGTACAACGACACCATCGATGTGGAGATACGGATGTATGAGGGGAAGCAGTACTACATCAACAAGATCATCATCAAAGGGAATACCATCACAAACGACCATGTGATCACTCGTGAGATACGTACACGTCCGGGTGATCTATTCAGTCGATCGGATATCATACGTACCCAGCGTGAGTTGGCCCAATTGCAATACTTCGATCCGACTGCTTTTGGCATCAATCCCATCCAGAATCCTTCAGAAGGAACGGTGGATATCGAGTACACGGTCAGGGAGAAACCTTCTGACCAGATAGAACTCCAAGGAGGTTGGGGAGCTGGACGGGTCGTGGGTACCTTGGGACTGAGTTTCAATAACTTCAGCATACGGAATCTGTTCAATGGCGAGGCCTGGAGACCCGTTCCCAAAGGAGATGGTCAGCGATTAGCACTACGAGCTCAGACCAATGGGCAATTCTTCTCGGCCTATTCCCTCTCCTTTGTTGAGCCTTGGTTGGGTGGCAGAAAACCCAATTCATTCAGCGTGAGTGGATCCTTATCGTTACAGAGCAATGGCGCAGCAAAGACCATCATAGATTCTGAAGGGCAGACTGTCACCAACCCCAATCGTCAGCAGTTGAAGATCCTGGGAGGTTCCGTAGGATATGGTAAACGACTCACCATTCCTGACGACTATTTCCAGCTGTTCATGACGGCCAGTTATCAAAATTACGAACTGCAGAATTTCGGTAACATCTTCACCTTCGCCAATGGACGATCCAATAACGCGGCCATCACCACTTCGCTCTATCGGGATTCAAGGAATGGTAATCCCATCTTCTTCTCCAGCGGATCAAGGATAGGTGGTACCCTGCGATTCACTCCAGGAGCATTTTTCGAGTTGGGTAGGGATTACTCGCCTAGTCTGAGTGATTCCGAGAAATTCGACTGGGTGCAGTATCATAAATGGAAATTCACCTCTGAATGGTACACCCCACTGGGTGCGCAGGATGAGCAAGGCGGAAATAAACTGGTACTCTTCTCCAAGGTAGGTCTCGGCTATCTCGGAAAATTCAACCAGACCCTGGATGACTCTCCATTCGAGCGATTCTATCTAGGAGGTAGTGCGCTCACAGGATTCCAATTGGACGGTCGGGAGATCATTGCCTTGCGGGGCTATGACGACCTATCGTTGAGTCCGGAGACAGGAGCCACATTCATCTCCAAATACACCATGGAATTACGTTATCTATTATCGCCAAATCCGAGTGCTACCATCTTCGGATTCGGATTCTTGGAGGCCGGGAATACATGGAATGATTTCGTGGACTATCAGCCTCTGGGCGTCTATCGATCAGGCGGTATCGGCCTGCGTATATTCCTTCCAATGTTCGGTCTGATGGGACTGGATTACGGTTGGAGATTCGATGATGTGCCAAATCAACCTACCATGCCTCAGGGACAGTTCCACTTTACCATTGGCATGAATCTTGGGGAACTCTGA
- a CDS encoding OmpH family outer membrane protein, which produces MMRKSLFLALFMTAAVSLSAQMKFAFVDTKYVLENMPAYAEAQGELDAAAAQWQTEIEDRYATIERMYKAYQAEAVLLTEEMRLKREEEITRMESEAKNLQKQRFGVEGDLFKKRQELIQPIQEQIFNAIREFANEGGYEAIFDRSGQAGVLYANPKYDKSDRILRKMGIRPGQNTKSDSDSDQGREGSGGSSPQRNTGDSPRGK; this is translated from the coding sequence ATGATGCGCAAATCCTTGTTCCTAGCCCTCTTCATGACAGCGGCAGTGAGTCTATCGGCTCAGATGAAGTTCGCCTTTGTGGATACGAAATATGTGCTCGAGAATATGCCGGCCTACGCTGAAGCGCAGGGAGAACTGGATGCTGCAGCGGCTCAATGGCAGACCGAGATAGAAGACCGTTACGCCACAATCGAGCGTATGTACAAGGCCTATCAAGCGGAGGCCGTTCTTCTCACGGAAGAAATGAGACTGAAGCGAGAAGAAGAGATCACTCGCATGGAAAGCGAGGCCAAGAACCTACAGAAGCAAAGGTTCGGAGTAGAAGGTGACCTCTTTAAGAAGAGGCAAGAACTCATCCAACCCATTCAAGAACAGATATTCAATGCTATCAGGGAATTTGCCAATGAAGGTGGTTATGAGGCCATATTCGATAGATCCGGTCAGGCGGGAGTCCTGTATGCTAATCCGAAATACGATAAAAGCGACAGGATCTTAAGGAAGATGGGAATCAGACCCGGACAGAACACGAAATCTGATAGCGACAGCGACCAAGGCCGCGAAGGAAGTGGTGGCAGCTCTCCGCAACGAAATACTGGAGATTCTCCACGTGGTAAATAG
- a CDS encoding OmpH family outer membrane protein, which produces MIGALLIIGTSISAQSKLGHINSQEILQLLPERAEAENKLQTLNTQLEDRMKTLMAEYQNKVQTFQTLPEDTPTSTATDMRDEIVGMEQRIQEFQVRAEEDLAKKQQELLTPMIEKVQNAINEVGKENGFTYIFDIGTGTVVYTGGEDVSSMVKTKLGITG; this is translated from the coding sequence ATGATCGGAGCCCTATTGATAATAGGCACCTCCATCAGCGCCCAGAGCAAACTCGGACACATCAACAGTCAAGAGATCCTTCAACTTCTACCTGAAAGGGCAGAAGCTGAAAATAAGCTCCAGACCTTGAACACACAGTTGGAAGACCGCATGAAGACCTTGATGGCCGAGTATCAGAACAAGGTACAGACTTTCCAGACCCTACCTGAAGATACTCCTACCTCCACTGCTACAGACATGCGTGACGAGATCGTAGGAATGGAGCAGCGCATCCAGGAATTCCAGGTGCGTGCCGAGGAGGATCTGGCCAAGAAGCAGCAAGAACTGCTCACACCTATGATCGAAAAGGTACAGAATGCCATCAATGAAGTGGGCAAGGAAAATGGATTCACCTACATCTTCGATATAGGCACTGGAACAGTCGTATACACCGGAGGTGAGGACGTTTCCTCCATGGTGAAGACCAAATTGGGCATCACCGGCTGA